The proteins below come from a single Cervus canadensis isolate Bull #8, Minnesota chromosome 2, ASM1932006v1, whole genome shotgun sequence genomic window:
- the LOC122429020 gene encoding translation initiation factor IF-2-like — MIPKGQKVRFRAPSHSRGSCPRLEGCPLPFPQATRASSTEHAHHSASSVEDESERPPPLHLTSNPNPAPSCEQPARTLVRRGRPPIPLHGRSEARNPGVPGAPTPPSPGHSPRASPARGPAAGRRGAGGRGAVGRTCRAGRVRSGRGCSGAYPAAGPGVGAPAPGRAGTRGGRGPGRGGGPDSRQRASGCAVSGGSRPARRGFLPGELCPCVPEQGMTSCESDLITDTV; from the exons ATGATACCCAAGGGCCaa AAGGTCCGCTTTCGAGCCCCGAGTCACTCCCGTGGGTCTTGTCCAAGGCTAGAGGGGTGCCCGCTGCCCTTTCCACAAGCCACCCGCGCATCCTCCACTGAGCACGCCCACCATTCAGCAAGCTCAGTGGAGGATGAATCTGAGCGCCCCCCTCCACTCCATCTGACCTCCAACCCCAACCCGGCACCCTCCTGCGAACAGCCCGCCAGGACCTTGGTGAGGAGGGGTCGTCCCCCAATCCCCCTCCACGGGAGAAGCGAGGCCCGCAACCCCGGGGTCCCtggtgcccccaccccaccgAGCCCCGGTCACTCACCGCGCGCGTCGCCTGCCCGCGGGCCCGCTGCGGGGCGGCGCGGAGCCGGTGGCCGGGGTGCTGTGGGCCGCACGTGCCGCGCCGGCCGAGTGCGCTCCGGGCGCGGGTGTTCCGGCGCCTACCCCGCCGCCGGCCCGGGGGTGGGTGCTCCAGCGCCCGGGCGCGCGGGGACGCGAGGCGGGCGGGGCCCGGGCCGTGGCGGTGGCCCGGACAGTCGGCAGAGGGCAAGCGGCTGCGCGGTCAGCGGTGGAAGCCGGCCGGCGAGGCGCGGGTTCCTCCCGGGCGAGCTGTGTCCGTGCGTCCCGGAGCAAG